One Pseudomonas rhizophila DNA window includes the following coding sequences:
- a CDS encoding MFS transporter, with translation MRQIWKPFRALYFASLMMLIGSGLLSTYLALRLAADNVDSLWVGALMAANYFGLVLGGKIGHRLIARVGHIRAYSACAGIVGAAVLGHGLVDWLPAWIVLRVIVGLGMMCQYMVIESWLNEQADAKQRGVVFSGYMIASYLGLVLGQLILVMHPALGLELLMLVALCFALCLVPVTLTRRIHPAALHPAPMEPRFFIKRVPQSLSTVLGSGLIVGSFYGLAPLYASQQGLSTEQVGLFMGSCIFAGLLVQWPLGWLSDRYDRALLIRCFALVLTVCALPLAILPTVPLEVLFVAGFFCSLVQFCLYPLAVAFSNDHVEADRRVSLTAMLLVTYGVGASIGPLVAGVLMKMFGSQMLYAFFAFFALVLVWRIRPKAVTNLHQVDDAPLHHVAMPDSMSSSPLVACLDPRVDEQVVQEQMHVDPVPTEEPADEEPVMEEVAAEEANDEPSSPDFTQARP, from the coding sequence ATGCGCCAAATCTGGAAACCTTTTCGAGCGCTGTATTTCGCCTCGCTGATGATGTTGATCGGCTCGGGCCTGCTGAGTACCTACCTGGCCTTGCGCCTGGCTGCCGACAATGTCGACAGCCTGTGGGTCGGTGCGCTTATGGCCGCCAACTATTTCGGCCTGGTGCTGGGGGGCAAGATCGGCCACCGGCTGATCGCCCGCGTCGGGCACATCCGGGCTTATTCGGCCTGCGCCGGGATTGTCGGTGCGGCGGTGCTGGGCCATGGCCTGGTGGATTGGCTGCCGGCCTGGATCGTGCTGCGGGTAATTGTCGGCCTGGGCATGATGTGCCAGTACATGGTGATCGAGAGCTGGCTCAACGAGCAGGCCGATGCCAAGCAGCGTGGCGTGGTATTCAGTGGTTACATGATCGCTTCCTACCTGGGCCTGGTGCTGGGTCAGTTGATTCTGGTCATGCACCCGGCCTTGGGGCTTGAGTTGCTGATGCTGGTGGCGCTGTGCTTCGCCTTGTGTCTGGTGCCGGTGACACTCACCCGGCGGATTCACCCGGCGGCGCTGCACCCGGCGCCCATGGAGCCGCGCTTTTTCATCAAGCGAGTGCCGCAGTCATTGAGTACGGTGCTGGGCTCGGGGCTGATCGTCGGTTCGTTCTATGGCCTGGCGCCGCTGTACGCTTCTCAGCAGGGGCTGTCGACCGAGCAGGTTGGTCTGTTCATGGGTAGCTGCATCTTTGCCGGATTGCTGGTTCAGTGGCCCCTGGGCTGGCTCTCCGATCGATATGACCGGGCGCTGCTGATCCGCTGCTTTGCACTGGTGCTGACGGTCTGTGCGCTGCCCTTGGCGATATTGCCGACGGTGCCGTTGGAGGTGCTGTTCGTCGCGGGGTTCTTCTGTTCGCTGGTGCAGTTCTGCCTGTATCCGTTGGCGGTGGCGTTTTCCAACGACCACGTCGAAGCTGATCGAAGGGTATCCCTGACGGCCATGCTGCTGGTGACCTATGGGGTTGGCGCCAGTATCGGGCCGCTGGTAGCGGGGGTGCTGATGAAGATGTTCGGCAGCCAGATGCTCTATGCCTTTTTTGCCTTCTTCGCCCTGGTGCTGGTGTGGCGAATCCGGCCGAAGGCGGTGACCAACCTGCATCAGGTCGACGACGCACCGCTGCATCACGTGGCGATGCCGGACAGCATGTCGAGTTCGCCTCTGGTGGCGTGCCTCGATCCCCGGGTGGACGAACAAGTGGTGCAGGAGCAGATGCACGTCGATCCTGTGCCGACGGAAGAACCGGCCGACGAAGAACCCGTCATGGAGGAAGTTGCCGCCGAAGAGGCGAACGACGAGCCGTCGAGCCCCGATTTCACTCAGGCCAGGCCTTGA
- a CDS encoding flagellar brake protein — MFNASNADDAPQPPKVLATPLEISGNLRMLQDSHDPLIITFHERSQRFQSYLVDVDRERNALALDEMIPRDGERFLLAGEPFRVEGFHDGVRIAWESNGPLTIDESSDGRCYRGALPDEVVYHQRRNAFRAALKLAQLVSVELGGDKLKSPVDGKLLDISATGCKLRFEGDITARLQLGQVYERFIAALPFGNMTAPVELRYLHFEERINTTFAGVRFHNISGLVQRQVERFVYQLQREARRFDKDDL, encoded by the coding sequence GTGTTCAATGCCTCAAACGCGGATGATGCTCCGCAGCCGCCCAAGGTCCTCGCCACGCCCCTGGAAATTTCCGGCAACCTGCGGATGCTGCAAGATAGCCATGACCCGCTGATCATCACCTTCCACGAACGCAGCCAGCGCTTCCAGAGCTATCTGGTCGATGTCGACCGGGAGCGTAACGCCCTAGCCCTGGATGAAATGATCCCCCGGGACGGCGAACGCTTCCTGTTGGCGGGCGAGCCGTTTCGTGTCGAGGGTTTCCATGATGGCGTGCGCATCGCGTGGGAAAGCAACGGCCCTTTGACCATCGATGAGTCCAGCGACGGCCGCTGCTATCGCGGCGCCTTGCCTGACGAAGTGGTTTACCACCAACGCCGCAACGCCTTCCGCGCCGCCCTCAAGCTGGCGCAACTGGTAAGCGTCGAGCTGGGCGGTGACAAACTCAAGTCACCGGTTGACGGCAAGCTGCTGGATATTTCCGCCACAGGCTGCAAGTTGCGCTTCGAAGGTGACATTACCGCACGCCTGCAATTGGGCCAGGTCTACGAGCGCTTTATCGCGGCATTGCCCTTCGGCAACATGACCGCACCGGTCGAACTGCGCTATCTGCATTTCGAAGAAAGGATCAACACCACCTTCGCCGGCGTACGTTTCCACAACATCAGCGGCCTGGTGCAACGGCAGGTTGAGCGTTTCGTGTATCAGCTACAGCGCGAAGCCCGTCGTTTCGACAAAGACGACCTCTGA
- a CDS encoding flagella synthesis protein FlgN, with protein sequence MHDTNLLQLITDDFAPAQQLLELLQAESLALHGRDMPSLENILAQKQALIILLDQHGRKRSEILASLNLPANRDGLEQLASQSSVGDQLLSQSEVLNDLLAQCQAANIRNGQSIQVQQAATANQLRILNGGEIPTLYDARGSTAKMVKHRPLSQA encoded by the coding sequence ATGCACGACACTAATTTGTTGCAACTGATCACCGACGACTTTGCCCCGGCGCAACAATTGCTGGAGCTATTGCAGGCCGAGTCCCTGGCATTGCACGGTCGCGACATGCCGTCGCTGGAGAATATCCTGGCGCAGAAACAGGCATTGATCATTCTGCTCGATCAGCATGGCCGCAAGCGCAGCGAGATCCTCGCCAGCCTCAACCTGCCCGCCAATCGCGATGGCCTTGAGCAGCTGGCCAGCCAGTCGTCGGTGGGCGATCAACTGTTGTCCCAAAGTGAAGTGCTCAACGACCTGCTCGCTCAATGCCAGGCCGCCAACATTCGCAACGGACAGTCGATCCAGGTTCAGCAAGCCGCCACCGCCAACCAGTTGCGCATTCTCAACGGCGGTGAAATCCCGACGCTCTATGACGCTCGCGGTTCGACCGCCAAGATGGTCAAGCACCGCCCGCTCAGCCAGGCATGA
- the flgM gene encoding flagellar biosynthesis anti-sigma factor FlgM: MVIDFNRLNSSSPLTGTTRPNASKETVETDKSVPAEQAATVSNGESVHLSNEAQQLQKVTDKLRDQPVVDNARVAELKAAIADGSYKVDSNRVASKLLNFEAQR; encoded by the coding sequence ATGGTCATCGATTTCAATCGTTTAAACAGCTCTTCACCGCTAACAGGCACTACGCGCCCTAACGCCAGCAAGGAAACCGTCGAAACCGACAAATCCGTGCCGGCCGAACAAGCCGCCACTGTCAGCAACGGGGAGTCGGTACACCTCAGCAATGAGGCTCAGCAGTTGCAGAAGGTCACTGACAAGCTGCGCGATCAACCTGTCGTCGACAACGCCCGTGTGGCCGAGTTGAAAGCAGCAATCGCCGATGGCAGCTATAAAGTCGACAGCAACCGTGTAGCCAGCAAACTGCTCAACTTCGAAGCCCAGCGCTAG
- the flgA gene encoding flagellar basal body P-ring formation chaperone FlgA — MNAQTTFFRRLTTHCRHWLGALLAACLLALGGPAFGAVPVTLPDLLIGVTQGFLEFTVEDYLATSQTEGRYEIEVNQLDPRLRMPMCDKELTASLESPARPLGRVTVKLRCDSAAPWTVFVPAQVRLFREIVTTTRPLKRAGIVEPQDVTLRERDVSQINQGFLTSVDQAIGQKLVRPMVADQVITLVHLEQAEVVRKGDQVVITARSGTLAVRMPGEALSNGGMREQIRVKNLNSQRVIKAQVMAPGHVEVAM; from the coding sequence ATGAACGCACAAACGACATTTTTTCGACGCCTGACCACTCACTGCCGCCACTGGCTCGGTGCACTGTTGGCTGCCTGCCTGCTCGCTTTGGGCGGCCCTGCCTTTGGTGCTGTTCCGGTTACCTTGCCTGATCTCCTTATCGGCGTCACTCAGGGCTTTCTTGAATTCACCGTAGAAGACTACCTGGCAACCAGTCAAACCGAAGGTCGCTACGAAATCGAAGTCAACCAGCTCGACCCGCGCCTGCGCATGCCCATGTGTGACAAGGAATTGACTGCGTCTCTGGAGAGCCCGGCCAGACCACTGGGCCGGGTCACGGTAAAGCTGCGGTGCGACAGCGCCGCGCCCTGGACGGTGTTCGTGCCCGCTCAAGTGCGCCTGTTTCGCGAAATCGTCACCACCACCCGTCCGCTCAAGCGGGCCGGGATCGTCGAGCCTCAGGACGTGACACTGCGTGAACGGGATGTCAGCCAGATCAACCAGGGTTTCCTCACCTCCGTCGATCAGGCCATCGGTCAGAAACTTGTCCGACCAATGGTCGCCGACCAGGTCATTACCCTGGTCCACCTGGAACAAGCCGAAGTGGTGCGCAAGGGCGATCAGGTGGTCATCACCGCCCGCAGCGGGACCCTGGCCGTGCGGATGCCGGGCGAGGCTTTGTCCAACGGCGGCATGCGAGAACAGATTCGGGTGAAAAACCTTAATTCCCAACGCGTTATCAAGGCGCAGGTAATGGCCCCAGGCCATGTGGAAGTGGCTATGTAG
- a CDS encoding chemotaxis protein CheV, protein MAGVMDSVNQRTQLVGQNRLELLLFRLDGQQMYGINVFKVREVLQCPKLTLMPKSSPVVCGVANIRGATIPILDLAMATGSGRLLDQSNPFVIITEYNTKTQGFLVRSVERIVNMNWEEIHPPPKGTGRDHYLTAVTRVDNQLVEIIDVEKILAEVAPTPETISVGVVDAETQHKAISLRVLTVDDSSVARKQVTRCLQTVGVEVVALNDGRQALDYLRKLVEEGKKPEEEFLMMISDIEMPEMDGYTLTSEIRNDPRMQKLHIVLHTSLSGVFNQAMVKKVGADDFLAKFRPDDLASRVVERIKAAE, encoded by the coding sequence ATGGCGGGAGTAATGGATTCGGTAAACCAGCGCACTCAGCTGGTCGGTCAGAATCGCCTGGAGCTGTTGTTGTTCCGTCTCGACGGCCAACAGATGTACGGGATCAACGTATTCAAGGTCCGCGAGGTGCTCCAGTGCCCGAAGCTGACCCTGATGCCCAAGTCCAGCCCCGTCGTGTGCGGTGTGGCCAATATCCGCGGAGCGACCATCCCGATTCTCGATCTGGCGATGGCGACCGGTTCGGGGCGGCTTCTGGATCAGAGCAATCCGTTCGTGATCATCACCGAGTACAACACCAAGACCCAGGGCTTCCTGGTGCGCTCGGTGGAGCGCATCGTCAACATGAACTGGGAAGAGATCCATCCGCCGCCCAAGGGCACCGGTCGCGATCACTACCTCACGGCGGTGACCCGGGTCGATAACCAGTTGGTGGAAATCATCGACGTGGAGAAAATCCTCGCCGAAGTGGCACCGACCCCGGAAACGATTTCCGTGGGGGTGGTCGACGCCGAAACCCAGCACAAGGCGATTTCGCTGCGGGTCCTGACGGTTGATGATTCTTCGGTGGCACGTAAGCAGGTGACCCGTTGTCTACAAACGGTCGGTGTCGAAGTGGTAGCGTTGAACGACGGACGCCAGGCCCTGGATTACCTGCGCAAGCTGGTGGAAGAGGGCAAGAAGCCGGAAGAGGAGTTTCTGATGATGATCTCCGACATTGAAATGCCGGAGATGGACGGGTACACCCTGACGTCGGAAATCCGCAACGACCCGCGCATGCAAAAGCTGCATATTGTCTTGCACACCTCGTTGTCCGGTGTTTTCAACCAGGCGATGGTCAAGAAGGTGGGGGCCGATGATTTCCTGGCCAAGTTCCGGCCCGATGACCTGGCTTCCCGGGTAGTCGAGCGCATCAAGGCTGCAGAATAA